From Aristaeella lactis, the proteins below share one genomic window:
- a CDS encoding amino acid ABC transporter ATP-binding protein, whose protein sequence is MLEIRDVKKSFDGLTVLDGISLDVEKGDVVAILGPSGSGKTTFLRCLNFLETADSGSLVFDGEPFDLHKAGKKDIARLRRKTAFVFQNYNLFLNKTVLQNVTLGLTSGMGMERQKAEDIAVTMLKKVGMADKLKSYPSQLSGGQQQRVAIARAMATNPEIIYFDEPTSALDPELIGEVLAVMRQLAEDGMTMLVVTHEMDFARNVSNKVMFMEGGKVVETAPSKQFFENPTEERAREFIRKIQNQ, encoded by the coding sequence ATGCTGGAGATCCGGGATGTAAAGAAAAGCTTTGACGGACTGACCGTGCTGGACGGTATCAGCCTGGACGTGGAGAAGGGTGATGTTGTGGCCATTCTCGGGCCCAGCGGATCGGGAAAAACCACGTTCCTGCGCTGCCTGAACTTCCTTGAAACCGCGGACAGCGGCAGCCTGGTGTTCGACGGAGAACCCTTTGACCTGCACAAGGCGGGTAAAAAAGACATTGCCCGGCTGAGAAGAAAAACAGCTTTTGTATTCCAGAACTACAACCTGTTCCTGAACAAGACAGTGCTGCAGAATGTGACGCTGGGCCTGACATCCGGAATGGGGATGGAAAGACAGAAAGCGGAGGATATTGCTGTAACCATGCTGAAAAAGGTGGGAATGGCGGATAAGCTGAAGAGCTATCCTTCCCAGCTTTCCGGCGGGCAGCAACAGCGGGTTGCCATTGCCCGGGCAATGGCGACAAATCCGGAAATCATTTATTTTGACGAACCTACCAGCGCACTGGATCCTGAGCTGATCGGGGAGGTGCTGGCGGTCATGCGGCAGCTGGCTGAGGACGGCATGACGATGCTGGTGGTGACCCATGAAATGGATTTTGCACGGAACGTGTCCAATAAAGTCATGTTTATGGAAGGCGGAAAGGTTGTGGAGACCGCCCCGTCGAAACAATTCTTTGAAAACCCGACGGAAGAACGGGCAAGAGAGTTTATACGGAAAATACAGAATCAATGA
- a CDS encoding NAD(P)/FAD-dependent oxidoreductase: MERYDIAIIGTGPAGVSAALTAKNRNKSILLLGSRQMSEKVAKAHEIRNYPGLPLVKGADLAAAFREQLDGMDIPITESRIGAVYAMGDYFALQAGEEMLEAKTVILATGVVMAKTLPGEEELLGRGVSYCATCDAPLYRGRTAAVIGYSPREETEAAFLAGVCSRVMYFPMYADRTDLPETVEVIREKPEGILKAENGLLVKTAAGEYAADGVFVLREAVAPGQLVPGLETDGAHVKVNRKMETNLPGVFACGDLTGTPYQYVKAAGEGNVAAISAAAYIDKKTKE, from the coding sequence GTGGAACGCTATGACATCGCCATTATCGGAACCGGACCGGCGGGAGTTTCCGCGGCGCTGACTGCAAAGAACCGGAACAAAAGCATCCTGCTCCTGGGCAGCCGGCAGATGAGCGAAAAGGTGGCAAAGGCTCATGAGATCCGCAACTATCCGGGACTGCCGCTTGTGAAGGGAGCGGACCTGGCCGCTGCCTTCCGGGAACAGCTGGACGGTATGGATATACCGATCACGGAAAGCCGGATCGGCGCTGTATATGCCATGGGAGATTATTTCGCCCTGCAGGCCGGGGAGGAAATGCTGGAGGCAAAGACAGTGATTCTTGCGACCGGTGTTGTGATGGCCAAGACCCTGCCGGGAGAGGAAGAACTGCTGGGCCGGGGCGTGAGCTACTGTGCGACCTGCGACGCTCCGCTGTACAGGGGACGCACTGCCGCAGTGATCGGTTACAGCCCCCGGGAAGAAACGGAAGCGGCTTTCCTGGCCGGAGTTTGCAGCAGGGTAATGTATTTCCCGATGTACGCAGACCGGACAGACCTGCCGGAAACGGTGGAAGTGATCCGGGAGAAGCCGGAAGGAATCCTGAAAGCGGAAAACGGCCTGCTGGTGAAAACAGCGGCGGGAGAGTACGCGGCAGACGGGGTATTTGTGCTGCGGGAAGCCGTGGCACCGGGACAGCTTGTACCGGGACTGGAAACAGACGGCGCCCATGTGAAGGTGAACCGAAAGATGGAAACCAACCTGCCGGGAGTATTCGCCTGCGGAGACCTGACCGGGACGCCTTACCAGTATGTGAAGGCGGCCGGGGAAGGAAATGTCGCGGCAATCAGCGCAGCAGCCTATATTGACAAAAAAACAAAAGAATAA
- the trxA gene encoding thioredoxin — MVKKVNTQEFQNEAMKAPVAVVDFSATWCGPCRLLAPILEDVSEKYEGKVAFFAVDVDESPELAMQYRVNSVPCLVLLKDGVFADQSVGFRPEPQLTAWIDNNL, encoded by the coding sequence ATGGTTAAGAAAGTGAACACACAGGAATTTCAGAACGAAGCGATGAAGGCCCCCGTGGCAGTTGTGGACTTTTCCGCCACTTGGTGCGGCCCCTGCCGGTTGCTGGCACCGATCCTGGAGGATGTCTCCGAGAAGTACGAGGGCAAGGTGGCGTTTTTCGCGGTGGACGTGGACGAATCCCCGGAACTGGCCATGCAGTACAGGGTTAATTCTGTACCCTGCCTGGTCCTGCTGAAGGACGGCGTATTTGCTGACCAGAGCGTGGGCTTCCGTCCCGAGCCGCAGCTGACCGCATGGATTGACAACAACCTGTAA
- the gdhA gene encoding NADP-specific glutamate dehydrogenase, which produces MSYVDEVLERVIRENPNEPEFHQAVKEVLNSLRPVVDANEEKFRKDALLERLVNPERQLKFRVPWVDDKGQVQVNTGYRVQYSSAIGPYKGGIRLHPSVNLGIIKFLGFEQIFKNSLTGLPIGGGKGGSDFDPKGKSDREVMAFCQSFMTELCKYIGADTDVPAGDIGTGAREIGYMFGQYKRIRGVYEGVLTGKGLSYGGSLARKEATGYGLLYITQEMLKSKGDSLQGKTVIVSGAGNVATYAIEKAYQLGGKPVTCSDSTGWVYDAEGIDLAALKEIKEVKRARLSEYKNYRPNAEYHEGRGVWTVKADIALPCATQNELNLDDAKALVANGIKVVAEGANMPTTQEATDYLQANGVVFLPGKAANAGGVATSALEMSQNSERLSWSFEEVDQKLQGIMANIFHNIDNAAKKYGFEGNYVVGANIAGFEKVVDAMNAQGIV; this is translated from the coding sequence ATGTCTTACGTTGATGAGGTCCTGGAACGTGTTATCCGGGAGAATCCGAACGAACCCGAATTCCATCAGGCTGTTAAGGAAGTTCTGAACTCCCTGCGCCCCGTGGTGGATGCCAATGAAGAGAAGTTCCGCAAGGATGCCCTGCTGGAGCGTCTGGTCAATCCGGAACGGCAGCTGAAGTTCCGCGTGCCGTGGGTGGATGACAAGGGACAGGTTCAGGTGAACACCGGCTACCGTGTACAGTACAGCAGCGCCATCGGCCCCTACAAGGGAGGCATCCGGCTGCATCCTTCTGTGAACCTGGGCATCATCAAGTTCCTGGGCTTCGAACAGATCTTCAAGAACTCCCTGACCGGCCTGCCCATCGGCGGCGGCAAGGGCGGCAGCGACTTTGACCCCAAGGGTAAGAGCGATCGTGAAGTGATGGCCTTCTGCCAGAGCTTCATGACCGAACTGTGCAAGTATATCGGTGCTGACACTGACGTGCCTGCCGGCGATATCGGAACCGGTGCCCGTGAGATCGGATATATGTTCGGACAGTACAAGCGGATCCGCGGTGTATACGAAGGCGTCCTGACCGGCAAGGGACTGAGCTACGGCGGTTCCCTGGCCCGTAAGGAAGCGACCGGCTACGGCCTGCTGTACATCACCCAGGAAATGCTGAAGAGCAAGGGCGACAGCCTGCAGGGCAAGACCGTGATCGTGTCCGGCGCCGGCAACGTGGCCACCTATGCCATCGAAAAGGCCTATCAGCTGGGCGGCAAGCCCGTGACCTGCTCTGACTCCACCGGCTGGGTATACGATGCTGAAGGTATCGACCTGGCTGCCCTGAAGGAGATCAAGGAAGTCAAGCGTGCCCGCCTGAGCGAGTACAAGAACTACCGCCCCAACGCCGAATATCATGAAGGCCGCGGCGTCTGGACCGTGAAGGCTGACATCGCTCTGCCCTGCGCGACCCAGAATGAACTGAACCTGGACGATGCCAAGGCCCTGGTTGCCAACGGTATCAAAGTTGTTGCTGAAGGCGCCAACATGCCCACCACCCAGGAAGCGACCGATTACCTGCAGGCCAACGGTGTGGTCTTCCTGCCCGGCAAGGCTGCCAACGCCGGCGGTGTGGCCACCTCCGCCCTGGAAATGTCCCAGAACAGCGAGCGCCTGAGCTGGTCCTTCGAAGAAGTTGACCAGAAGCTGCAGGGCATCATGGCGAACATCTTCCACAACATCGACAACGCTGCCAAGAAGTACGGCTTCGAAGGCAACTACGTGGTTGGCGCGAACATCGCCGGCTTCGAGAAGGTTGTCGACGCTATGAACGCACAGGGAATTGTGTAA
- a CDS encoding phenylacetate--CoA ligase family protein, giving the protein MKRYYQQEIETAPREKILEIQNEKLVKQIHHVWDNVPYYRHLMEEKGLTPDDIKTVDDIHKLPFLSKADLRETYPYGLLGTDLKNCVRIHSTSGTTGKRVVAFYTQHDIDLWEDCCARAIVAAGGTEEDVVQVCYGYGLFTGGSGLHGGSHKVGCLTLPMSSGNTERQIQFMMDLESTIICCTPSYAAYIGESLKEQGFKPEDNKLKAGIFGAEPWTEEMRREIEKSLGIKAYDIYGLTETSGPGVAFECEEQKGMHINEDHFYAEIIDPDTGEVLPEGSVGELVFTSLDKEAFPLLRYRTRDLCVLSRKPCSCGRTHVRMAKPMGRSDDMLIIRGVNVFPSQIETVLLNEGYTPNYQIVLDRERNTDTFDIYVEVSPDQFSDLMGQIQKMEKGLESAMRTMLGIGPKIHLVAPKTITRSEGKAVRVIDKRKLH; this is encoded by the coding sequence ATGAAGAGATATTACCAGCAGGAGATTGAAACTGCTCCGCGTGAGAAAATACTGGAAATCCAGAACGAAAAGCTCGTCAAACAGATTCACCACGTCTGGGACAACGTTCCCTATTACCGTCATTTGATGGAAGAAAAGGGTCTCACACCGGATGACATCAAAACCGTGGATGACATCCATAAGCTCCCCTTCCTCAGCAAAGCCGACCTGCGGGAAACTTATCCCTATGGCCTGCTGGGAACAGATTTGAAGAACTGTGTCCGCATTCATTCCACCTCCGGCACAACCGGCAAACGGGTCGTCGCTTTCTACACCCAGCACGATATCGATCTGTGGGAAGACTGCTGTGCCCGGGCCATCGTTGCGGCAGGCGGAACAGAAGAGGATGTGGTCCAGGTCTGCTACGGTTACGGCCTGTTCACCGGCGGTTCCGGACTTCACGGCGGTTCCCACAAGGTGGGCTGCCTGACCCTTCCCATGTCTTCCGGCAACACCGAGCGCCAGATCCAGTTCATGATGGACCTGGAATCCACGATTATCTGCTGCACCCCTTCCTATGCCGCCTATATCGGCGAATCCCTCAAGGAACAGGGTTTCAAACCCGAGGACAACAAGCTGAAAGCCGGTATCTTCGGCGCTGAACCCTGGACCGAGGAAATGCGCCGGGAAATCGAAAAGAGCCTGGGCATCAAAGCCTATGATATTTACGGTCTCACCGAGACCAGCGGCCCCGGGGTGGCCTTCGAATGTGAAGAGCAGAAGGGCATGCATATCAACGAGGACCACTTCTATGCGGAGATCATTGACCCGGATACCGGTGAAGTCCTGCCGGAAGGCTCCGTCGGCGAACTGGTGTTCACCTCTCTGGATAAGGAAGCCTTCCCGCTGCTCCGCTACCGCACCCGCGACCTTTGTGTGCTGAGCCGTAAGCCCTGTTCCTGCGGACGCACCCATGTCCGGATGGCTAAGCCCATGGGCCGCAGCGATGATATGCTGATCATCCGCGGTGTCAACGTCTTCCCGAGCCAGATCGAGACCGTGCTGCTGAATGAAGGCTATACGCCCAACTACCAGATCGTCCTCGACCGCGAACGGAACACCGACACATTTGATATCTATGTGGAAGTCAGTCCGGACCAGTTCTCCGACCTGATGGGCCAGATCCAGAAGATGGAGAAGGGTCTTGAATCCGCCATGCGCACCATGCTTGGCATCGGACCCAAGATCCATCTGGTAGCTCCCAAGACCATCACCCGCAGTGAAGGCAAAGCCGTCCGCGTCATCGACAAACGTAAACTCCACTGA
- a CDS encoding CotH kinase family protein encodes MKHTTGKSIRIAVTGILFLLLLTGSASALKERKLTASCPSVSGEQVTAQWKQGEMTLYLPGVWDLTKIRLTLEDSETILLGDEKTAVSANEESDLSGFTGRKLKVLDGGGEGRGTLTILQGSRIPGLFLEVDGEELKKVNRSKDNVITEGRAVYTEADGSVSYTGGLDQLKGRGNNTFRYSKKPYQIKLAEKASLSGMGKGRTWVLLANWTDLSLLRNQIVLDMSREIGLRNAVSCTQADVWINGAYQGLYLVTEKIQIGKGRIDIANLEKETEKVNGYPFEAGKIVTEKSAAYPLLRSYPQVKDPEDITGGYIMTIEKKHRMKDYVLAGFRTENELSIQIKEPTYPSRGQAEYLFARITEMQNALIAEDGTEPATGKRYDEYLDVQSFARRFLIEDWCKNYDFIGGSQFLYKDSDLNDPLIYAGPSWDYDLCFGNMEDRGYPATGKYLTSYRKKTNLYWLLYSHEDFRNTVGDIWQNSFRQAAAVLLGEKEAEPEGVIRSLDEYAEQIRDSAAMNSRRWPGGGGTTGRGAGGDFDNAIRYMKEWISARTEWMDGEYGTVAPENAQ; translated from the coding sequence ATGAAGCATACCACAGGAAAGAGTATCAGGATCGCCGTGACGGGGATCCTTTTCCTGCTGCTTCTGACCGGCAGCGCTTCCGCCCTGAAGGAGCGGAAGCTGACCGCATCCTGCCCGTCCGTGAGCGGAGAACAGGTGACCGCCCAGTGGAAACAGGGAGAGATGACACTGTACCTGCCCGGAGTCTGGGACCTGACGAAGATCCGCCTTACGCTGGAAGACTCGGAAACGATCCTGCTCGGGGATGAGAAGACAGCGGTTTCCGCAAATGAAGAATCGGACCTTTCCGGCTTTACAGGCAGAAAACTGAAGGTGCTGGACGGCGGCGGAGAGGGACGGGGAACGCTGACGATCCTTCAGGGATCGCGTATTCCCGGCCTGTTCCTGGAAGTGGACGGGGAAGAACTGAAAAAGGTCAACCGCAGCAAGGACAATGTGATCACGGAAGGCCGAGCGGTCTATACAGAGGCAGACGGCAGCGTATCCTACACGGGCGGGCTGGACCAGTTGAAGGGTCGGGGAAACAATACCTTCCGGTATTCCAAGAAACCCTATCAGATCAAGCTGGCGGAAAAGGCTTCGCTGAGCGGAATGGGAAAGGGCAGGACCTGGGTGCTGCTGGCCAACTGGACAGATCTGAGCCTGCTGCGGAACCAGATCGTACTGGACATGAGCCGGGAGATCGGCCTGAGGAACGCTGTCAGCTGCACACAGGCTGACGTATGGATCAACGGAGCTTACCAGGGCTTGTACCTGGTTACGGAGAAAATCCAGATCGGCAAGGGACGGATCGACATTGCCAACCTGGAGAAAGAAACGGAAAAGGTGAACGGGTATCCTTTTGAGGCCGGGAAGATCGTTACAGAGAAGTCCGCGGCGTATCCGCTTCTGAGAAGTTATCCGCAGGTGAAGGATCCGGAGGATATTACCGGCGGATACATCATGACCATTGAGAAAAAGCACCGGATGAAGGATTATGTGCTGGCCGGGTTCCGGACGGAAAACGAACTCAGCATCCAGATCAAGGAACCAACATATCCGAGCCGCGGACAGGCTGAATACCTGTTTGCCAGGATCACGGAGATGCAGAACGCGCTGATCGCGGAGGATGGGACGGAACCGGCAACCGGAAAACGCTATGACGAGTACCTGGATGTTCAGTCCTTTGCCCGGCGTTTCCTGATCGAGGACTGGTGCAAGAACTATGATTTTATCGGCGGAAGCCAGTTCCTGTATAAGGATTCCGACCTGAATGACCCGCTGATCTATGCCGGGCCTTCCTGGGACTATGACCTGTGTTTCGGGAACATGGAAGACCGGGGATATCCGGCAACAGGGAAATACCTGACGTCCTACCGGAAAAAGACCAATCTTTACTGGCTGCTTTACAGCCATGAAGACTTCCGGAACACGGTGGGGGATATCTGGCAGAACAGCTTCAGGCAGGCCGCGGCGGTGCTGCTGGGCGAAAAAGAGGCGGAACCGGAGGGAGTTATCCGTTCACTGGATGAATACGCGGAACAGATCAGGGACTCCGCGGCAATGAACAGCCGGAGATGGCCGGGAGGCGGAGGAACAACCGGACGCGGAGCCGGCGGAGACTTTGACAACGCGATCAGATATATGAAAGAATGGATCTCCGCCCGGACGGAATGGATGGACGGGGAGTACGGAACAGTAGCTCCGGAAAACGCACAATAG
- a CDS encoding DUF4037 domain-containing protein, with the protein MTGLELARAYWETYGVPMIHDQFPEYEEIVAAALTGSGSECYGFDDEVSRDHDFEPGFCLFIPEEEIVDRRTAFQMERAYAKLPAEFEGFRRQKLQPVGGQRHGLFRIDEYFTDKIGCPPEQMTTEQWLRIPEYALAEAVNGEVFRDPAGLLTDCRKILEDMPEDIRRKRLAGRLLLMAQSGQYNYQRCLKHGETGAAQLAVGEFARNTLSAVFLLNRKYMPYYKWSFRALKALPGGEDLGRSLEWLLTTENGKELAEDKYFCMEEIASQIIGLLQEQGLTEATCGDLEKHAYSVNDGIRDGSVRNLHVLYCV; encoded by the coding sequence ATGACAGGGCTTGAGCTGGCACGTGCCTACTGGGAAACGTACGGCGTTCCGATGATCCATGATCAGTTTCCGGAATACGAGGAGATCGTCGCCGCGGCTTTGACCGGAAGCGGATCTGAATGCTACGGTTTTGATGACGAGGTTTCCCGGGACCATGATTTTGAACCGGGATTCTGCCTGTTTATTCCCGAGGAGGAGATTGTGGACCGGCGGACAGCTTTTCAGATGGAACGGGCCTACGCGAAGCTTCCGGCGGAATTTGAAGGCTTCCGGCGGCAGAAGCTGCAGCCGGTAGGCGGACAGCGTCACGGCCTGTTCCGGATCGATGAATACTTTACGGATAAGATTGGCTGCCCTCCGGAACAGATGACAACAGAACAATGGCTCCGCATCCCTGAATACGCGCTTGCGGAAGCGGTGAACGGGGAAGTGTTCCGGGATCCGGCGGGACTGCTGACAGACTGCCGGAAGATCCTGGAGGACATGCCGGAAGATATCCGGAGGAAACGGCTGGCGGGCCGGCTGCTGCTGATGGCCCAGAGCGGCCAGTATAACTATCAGCGGTGCCTGAAGCACGGTGAGACCGGCGCGGCGCAGCTGGCTGTGGGAGAGTTCGCACGGAACACCCTGTCGGCGGTATTCCTGCTGAACAGGAAGTATATGCCGTATTACAAGTGGAGCTTCCGGGCATTGAAGGCGCTGCCGGGCGGCGAGGACCTGGGAAGAAGCCTGGAGTGGCTGCTGACCACGGAGAACGGGAAAGAACTGGCGGAAGACAAATATTTCTGCATGGAAGAGATCGCGTCCCAGATTATTGGCCTGCTTCAGGAACAGGGGCTGACAGAAGCAACCTGCGGCGACCTGGAGAAGCACGCGTACTCAGTGAATGACGGGATAAGGGACGGAAGCGTAAGGAATCTGCACGTGTTATATTGTGTATGA
- a CDS encoding ACT domain-containing protein: MAITQLSVFLMNQPGALIEAIQALSDANINIRAMSIAEANDFGILRIIVSDTDAACKLLGDKYLFSKTEVVAALMNDRSGALYPILAVLNEANINIEYMYAFTGSGPEEAYVVIRVNDTKTAEELLNANGIRTLSDENLKI; the protein is encoded by the coding sequence ATGGCTATTACGCAATTGTCCGTCTTTCTGATGAACCAGCCCGGCGCCCTGATCGAAGCCATCCAGGCTCTTTCTGATGCAAACATCAATATCCGCGCCATGAGCATTGCCGAAGCCAATGACTTTGGCATTCTCCGCATTATCGTTTCCGATACCGATGCCGCCTGCAAACTCCTGGGTGATAAATATCTCTTCTCAAAAACTGAAGTTGTGGCCGCGCTGATGAACGATCGCAGCGGTGCCCTTTATCCGATCCTTGCTGTGCTGAACGAGGCCAATATCAATATTGAATATATGTACGCCTTTACCGGTTCCGGTCCGGAAGAAGCCTATGTCGTCATCCGGGTCAATGATACAAAGACCGCGGAAGAACTGCTGAATGCCAACGGCATCCGGACCCTGTCCGATGAAAACCTGAAGATCTGA
- a CDS encoding HAD family hydrolase → MKDTLLIFDLDGTLWDSAGPVAESWNEVFQREAPGLPLLTIDDIHSVMGMTMKEIGETLYADRIIPNREAIFDQCCNYEVEYLYSHCGTLYPDFRSTMEALKKEGYGLAVVSNCQTGYVAAFLASSGASDLFLDYEEWGRTGLSKGENIRLVMDRNGYTKGIYIGDTKKDQEATLQAGLPFIHAAYGFGKSVNPDGVIHSLSELPSVIKNLLN, encoded by the coding sequence GTGAAAGATACCCTGCTGATTTTTGACCTGGACGGAACCCTCTGGGACTCTGCCGGACCCGTCGCCGAATCCTGGAATGAAGTATTTCAGCGTGAGGCTCCCGGCCTGCCCCTGCTTACCATTGATGATATCCACAGCGTCATGGGAATGACGATGAAAGAGATTGGTGAAACGCTGTATGCCGACCGGATCATTCCCAACCGGGAAGCGATCTTTGATCAATGCTGCAACTACGAAGTGGAATACCTCTATTCCCATTGCGGCACATTGTATCCGGATTTCCGTTCCACCATGGAAGCCCTGAAAAAGGAAGGCTATGGGCTGGCTGTTGTCAGCAACTGCCAGACGGGATATGTAGCCGCTTTCCTTGCCTCCTCCGGAGCCTCTGATCTTTTCCTGGACTACGAGGAATGGGGCCGTACCGGCTTGTCCAAGGGCGAAAACATCCGCCTGGTCATGGACCGCAATGGCTACACCAAAGGCATCTATATCGGCGACACAAAGAAAGACCAGGAGGCCACCCTCCAGGCCGGTCTTCCCTTCATCCATGCAGCCTATGGCTTCGGCAAATCCGTAAACCCCGACGGTGTCATCCACAGTCTTTCCGAACTCCCTTCCGTAATCAAAAATCTCCTTAACTAA
- a CDS encoding amino acid ABC transporter permease → MTERLWNILTDSFPKMLEYGIKVTIPLTILSFALALTVALGVALVQYARVKGIRQICRFYIWITRGTPLLVQLYIVFYGLPKIGIVLDAFPSAVIVLGLNEAAYMAETIRGTLESVSAGQLEAGYCVGMSWPKIMWHVVLPQAMRTAFPALSNSMIAMLKETSMAATITVMELFRQAQVINGRVYEPLALYIEAALIYLIFCTILTWLQHRGEKKLGSYGGVRT, encoded by the coding sequence ATGACTGAAAGGCTTTGGAACATCCTGACGGATTCCTTTCCCAAGATGCTGGAATACGGAATCAAGGTGACCATTCCGCTGACCATCCTGTCTTTTGCCCTGGCATTGACAGTGGCACTGGGAGTGGCCCTGGTTCAGTATGCCAGGGTGAAGGGAATCCGCCAGATCTGCCGGTTCTACATCTGGATTACCCGCGGCACGCCGCTGCTGGTACAGCTTTATATTGTTTTCTACGGGCTGCCGAAGATCGGCATTGTGCTGGACGCGTTTCCGTCCGCGGTTATTGTCCTGGGACTGAACGAGGCCGCGTATATGGCTGAAACAATCCGCGGAACTCTGGAAAGCGTGAGCGCGGGCCAGCTGGAAGCCGGCTACTGCGTGGGAATGAGCTGGCCGAAGATCATGTGGCACGTGGTGCTGCCCCAGGCGATGAGAACAGCTTTCCCGGCTTTATCCAATTCCATGATCGCCATGCTGAAGGAAACGTCCATGGCGGCAACCATTACGGTGATGGAACTGTTCCGGCAGGCACAGGTGATCAACGGACGAGTATATGAACCGCTGGCCCTGTATATTGAAGCAGCCCTGATCTACCTGATCTTCTGCACGATCCTGACCTGGCTGCAGCACCGCGGAGAGAAAAAACTGGGCAGCTATGGAGGTGTCCGCACATGA
- a CDS encoding MarR family winged helix-turn-helix transcriptional regulator has protein sequence MSDQNRKQNETEYPQLQLDSQLCFPLYACARKVISAYTPLLKPFGLTYTQYIVLLALWENGKEKVGDVCHKLYLDCGTMTPMLKKMEENGWITRCRCKVDERCVYVELTDKGWALREEVKDIPAKIGKCVSLPQEDAFELYRLLHKLLDSMEE, from the coding sequence ATGAGCGATCAGAACAGGAAACAGAACGAAACAGAGTATCCCCAGCTGCAGCTGGACAGCCAGCTCTGTTTTCCGCTGTATGCCTGCGCACGGAAAGTGATCAGCGCTTACACTCCGCTGCTGAAGCCCTTCGGGTTAACCTATACACAGTATATTGTGCTGCTGGCCCTGTGGGAAAACGGCAAGGAAAAGGTCGGAGATGTGTGTCACAAGCTGTATCTGGACTGCGGCACCATGACGCCGATGCTGAAAAAGATGGAGGAGAACGGCTGGATCACACGCTGCCGCTGCAAGGTTGATGAACGCTGTGTCTATGTGGAACTGACTGACAAAGGCTGGGCCCTGCGGGAAGAAGTGAAGGATATACCCGCAAAGATCGGGAAATGTGTCAGCCTTCCGCAGGAAGACGCGTTTGAACTGTACCGGCTGCTGCACAAGCTGCTGGATTCCATGGAAGAATAA
- a CDS encoding transporter substrate-binding domain-containing protein, which produces MMKKLVAVLMALLMLTASAAMAETALEEIQARGTLTIAMEGAWQPWTYHDESGALTGFDVEVGALIAEGLGVTPDYKETAWDGILAGVDSGRFDIACNGVGYTEKRAESYSFSTPYVYTEMVLVVRADNEDIKSLDDLKGKKTANSPNSTYAMRSEAAGAEVIYVDTLGETMEMLQQGRVEATLNAKDSVDAYLAEHPEAQIKVVLSVAGEPVAIPVQKGERTETLVAEINRILEEARQNGKLAELSNKYFGRDLTKEE; this is translated from the coding sequence ATGATGAAGAAGCTCGTTGCTGTACTCATGGCCCTGCTCATGCTGACTGCTTCCGCCGCGATGGCGGAAACCGCCCTGGAAGAAATCCAGGCAAGGGGAACCCTGACAATTGCCATGGAAGGTGCCTGGCAGCCCTGGACTTATCACGATGAAAGCGGCGCACTGACCGGTTTTGACGTGGAAGTCGGCGCCCTGATCGCGGAAGGACTGGGCGTAACCCCGGATTACAAGGAAACCGCGTGGGACGGCATCCTGGCCGGCGTGGATTCCGGACGCTTTGACATCGCCTGCAACGGTGTGGGCTATACTGAAAAGCGGGCGGAAAGCTACAGCTTCAGCACGCCTTATGTATATACGGAAATGGTGCTGGTGGTCAGGGCAGACAACGAGGATATCAAGTCCCTGGATGACCTGAAGGGAAAGAAGACCGCGAATTCCCCGAATTCCACTTATGCCATGCGCTCTGAAGCGGCCGGGGCTGAAGTGATCTATGTGGACACCCTGGGTGAGACCATGGAGATGCTGCAGCAGGGCCGCGTGGAGGCAACACTGAACGCCAAGGATTCCGTGGACGCCTATCTGGCGGAACATCCGGAAGCACAGATCAAAGTGGTGCTGAGCGTTGCCGGAGAACCGGTGGCGATTCCTGTACAGAAGGGCGAACGGACAGAAACCCTGGTTGCCGAGATCAACCGGATCCTGGAAGAAGCCCGGCAGAACGGCAAACTGGCGGAACTGAGCAACAAATACTTCGGCCGTGACCTGACAAAGGAAGAATAA